From a single Glycine soja cultivar W05 chromosome 19, ASM419377v2, whole genome shotgun sequence genomic region:
- the LOC114400236 gene encoding probable galacturonosyltransferase 13 isoform X5: MKSNQYDAKTFAFMLRGMMQKFEREIRESKFSELMNKHFAASSVPKGIHCLSLRLTDEYSSNAHARKQLPPPELLPTLSDNSYHHFIVSTDNILAASVVVTSTVQSSQKPENIVFHVITDKKTYAGMHSWFALNPATPAIVEVRGIHQFDWLTRENVPVLEAVENQNGIRNYYHGNHFAGTNLSDTNPYKFASKLQARSPKYISLLNHLRIYIPELFPNLDKVVFLDDDVVVQRDLSPLWEIDMNGKVNGAVETCRGNDQWVMSKHFRNYFNFSHPLIAEHLDPDECAWAYGMNLFDLRTWRTTNIRETYHTWLKENLRSNLTMWKLGTLPPALIAFKGHVHPIDPSWHMLGLGYQNKTDIESVRKAAVIHFNGQSKPWLQIGFDHLRPFWNKYVNYTNDFVRNCHILDS; this comes from the exons ATGCAGAAATTTGAGAGAGAAATCAGAGAATCTAAATTTTCAGAGCTGATGAATAAACATTTTGCAGCAAGTTCAGTTCCTAAAGGGATTCATTGTCTGTCTTTGCGTTTGACTGATGAATATTCGTCAAATGCCCATGCACGCAAACAACTGCCTCCTCCAGAATTACTACCTACACTGTCTGACAACTCTTACCATCATTTTATTGTTTCAACGGATAACATCTTGGCTGCTTCGGTAGTTGTTACTTCTACTGTGCAGTCATCTCAGAAACCTGAGAATATAGTCTTCCATGTCATCACTGACAAAAAAACTTATGCTGGTATGCACTCATGGTTTGCTCTAAATCCAGCCACTCCTGCTATAGTTGAGGTCAGAGGCATTCACCAGTTTGACTGGTTGACGAGAGAAAATGTTCCAGTACTTGAAGCAGTAGAAAATCAAAATGGGATCAGGAATTACTACCATGGGAATCATTTTGCGGGAACCAATCTCAGTGATACCAATCCATATAAATTTGCCTCAAAATTGCAGGCTAGAAGTCCAAAGTATATATCTTTACTCAACCATCTCCGCATTTACATACCCGAG CTTTTCCCAAACCTTGACAAGGTGGTTTTTCTGGATGATGATGTTGTAGTTCAACGTGACTTGTCTCCACTCTGGGAAATTGATATGAATGGAAAAGTTAATGGAGCTGTGGAAACTTGCAGAGGGAACGATCAGTGGGTAATGTCTAAGCATTTTAGGAACTACTTCAATTTTTCCCATCCCCTCATTGCAGAACATTTGGATCCTGATGAGTGTGCTTGGGCTTATGGGATGAATTTATTTGATCTGCGTACGTGGAGAACAACAAACATAAGAGAGACATATCATACCTGGCTGAAAGAG AATCTAAGGTCGAACCTGACGATGTGGAAGCTTGGAACCCTACCCCCTgctttgattgcattcaaaggtCATGTTCACCCAATTGACCCCTCTTGGCACATGCTTGGCTTGGGTTATCAGAACAAAACCGACATCGAGAGTGTGAGGAAGGCTGCTGTTATTCATTTCAATGGCCAGTCAAAACCGTGGCTGCAAATTGGCTTTGATCATCTTAGGCCATTTTGGAACAAGTATGTCAATTATACAAATGATTTTGTTAGGAACTGTCACATCTTGGATTCATAG